From Gemmatimonadota bacterium, a single genomic window includes:
- the thiO gene encoding glycine oxidase ThiO, with protein MRTDVVIVGAGIIGLSIARELLCRGTRVTLVDPGDPGKKASWASAGVLAPQGARPVNRAYLDLCLSGLDMYAGWSVALLEETGIDVEYRAVAGLQVAFDDVESEELDQRYRHQQDLGLPVERLSGEEVRALEPMLSPETRCGLLFERMHQVENRRLVRALVAAVRARGGEFRIGNPVIDLIVRRNRAAGVVVPGERIGAERVVVAAGAWSGLLKWIPGAAPPVQPVRGQMVCVDGSGVPPLGRVIYGPEQYLVPRRDGRVLMGATVEKTGFDASVTAGGVSGVIREGLRMAPGLAEAPVVETWAGLRPMSKDGKPILGPAGLERLVLATGHFRNGILLAPITGRLIADYLEHGVVPPAMAPYLPDRFDRKDAREESAD; from the coding sequence ATGCGAACGGACGTTGTCATCGTGGGTGCGGGCATCATCGGCCTGTCCATCGCCCGCGAACTGCTGTGCCGGGGGACGCGCGTGACCCTCGTGGATCCGGGCGACCCGGGTAAGAAAGCTTCCTGGGCCTCCGCCGGTGTACTTGCGCCGCAGGGCGCCCGCCCTGTTAACCGGGCCTATCTTGACCTGTGCCTGTCGGGGCTGGATATGTACGCCGGCTGGTCCGTTGCACTGCTCGAGGAAACCGGTATCGACGTCGAGTACCGGGCCGTAGCGGGGCTGCAGGTCGCCTTCGACGACGTGGAATCCGAAGAGCTGGACCAGCGATACCGCCACCAGCAGGACCTGGGCCTCCCGGTCGAGCGGCTCTCCGGCGAGGAGGTCCGCGCGCTCGAGCCCATGCTGTCGCCCGAAACCCGGTGCGGCCTGCTCTTCGAAAGGATGCACCAGGTGGAGAACCGGCGGCTGGTCCGGGCCCTGGTCGCCGCCGTCAGGGCCCGGGGAGGGGAATTCCGCATCGGAAATCCTGTCATCGACCTGATCGTACGGAGGAACCGGGCTGCCGGAGTCGTCGTCCCCGGCGAACGCATCGGAGCGGAACGCGTGGTTGTCGCGGCCGGCGCCTGGTCCGGGCTGCTGAAGTGGATCCCGGGTGCGGCGCCGCCGGTCCAGCCCGTGCGGGGCCAGATGGTCTGCGTCGACGGGAGCGGCGTCCCGCCCCTGGGGCGCGTCATCTACGGCCCGGAACAGTACCTCGTGCCCCGCCGGGACGGCCGCGTGCTGATGGGCGCCACGGTGGAGAAGACCGGGTTCGACGCCAGCGTGACCGCGGGTGGCGTGTCCGGTGTGATCAGGGAAGGGCTGCGCATGGCGCCCGGACTGGCGGAAGCACCTGTCGTGGAAACCTGGGCCGGACTGCGTCCCATGTCGAAGGACGGCAAACCCATACTCGGCCCGGCGGGCCTAGAGCGCCTCGTCCTTGCCACGGGCCACTTCCGCAATGGCATTCTCCTCGCCCCGATCACCGGCCGGCTCATCGCGGATTATTTGGAGCACGGTGTTGTTCCCCCGGCCATGGCCCCGTACCTGCCGGATCGATTCGACCGGAAGGACGCGCGCGAAGAATCTGCGGACTAG
- a CDS encoding threonine/serine dehydratase yields the protein MPSHLALPDIVKARRFLDGHLAPTPMYRSAGFSETLGLELHVKYENFQPIRSFKVRGGLYTMSLLDGEQRAKGVTTASTGNHGQGIAYGGGAMGVPVTVVVPHGTPDVKSQAIRRLGAELVVHGETIADGFARSREIAQETGMVYIEDGEDFGLMAGAGTIGLEIMEDLPDADAVVLPVGGGNLIAGVGTAIKAVNPNVRLVGVQASNAPSVYRSWQEGRTVTTATCDTFAGGLATTYPGGLAFDVLKDLVDEMHLVTEEEMKQTIPIVLEHTGFIAEGAAAAVFALCMREAAAWRGQRVATLFSGGNLGMDGVREMVHYLNE from the coding sequence ATGCCCTCCCACCTTGCCCTTCCAGACATTGTCAAGGCACGCCGTTTCCTCGACGGGCACCTGGCGCCGACGCCGATGTACCGCTCCGCCGGATTCAGCGAGACGCTGGGCCTTGAGCTTCACGTCAAGTACGAGAATTTCCAGCCCATCCGGTCGTTCAAGGTCAGGGGCGGGCTGTACACCATGTCCCTGCTCGACGGGGAGCAGCGCGCCAAGGGGGTCACGACGGCGTCCACCGGCAACCACGGACAGGGCATCGCCTATGGGGGCGGCGCGATGGGGGTCCCGGTCACGGTGGTCGTCCCCCATGGAACGCCGGACGTCAAGAGCCAGGCCATCCGACGCCTCGGCGCCGAACTGGTCGTCCACGGCGAGACGATCGCCGACGGATTCGCACGGTCCCGGGAGATCGCCCAAGAGACCGGCATGGTGTACATCGAGGACGGGGAAGATTTCGGGCTCATGGCGGGCGCGGGCACGATCGGCCTGGAGATCATGGAGGACCTGCCGGACGCGGATGCGGTGGTGCTGCCCGTGGGCGGCGGTAACCTGATCGCGGGGGTGGGGACGGCCATCAAGGCTGTCAATCCGAATGTCCGCCTCGTCGGCGTGCAGGCGTCCAACGCGCCGTCGGTGTACCGGTCCTGGCAGGAAGGCCGGACCGTAACCACGGCGACCTGCGACACCTTTGCGGGGGGACTGGCGACGACCTATCCGGGCGGTCTGGCCTTCGACGTGCTGAAAGACCTGGTCGACGAGATGCATCTCGTCACCGAGGAAGAGATGAAGCAGACGATCCCCATCGTCCTCGAACATACCGGGTTCATCGCGGAAGGCGCCGCGGCGGCGGTATTCGCCCTGTGCATGCGCGAGGCGGCCGCGTGGCGGGGCCAGCGCGTCGCCACGCTGTTCAGCGGCGGCAACCTGGGGATGGACGGCGTGCGGGAGATGGTCCACTACCTGAACGAATAG
- a CDS encoding outer membrane beta-barrel protein — protein MARKSWAFALALVNLMAVAGTAQAQEGSTGSAPAGNYVGAFAGPGALDVRMTDTDGFSGSEGVPGQTFGYDDTGLSAGVLAGRSFHLGRVQFRFEADGAFGGLPTASRQMDPIGLDETAATELHWAGTARIGVRRSLGRFGVFLTGGASVAGISNSFTDLDPGTDGRERVDPDDSFDDRLTRVGWAAGTGIETPVASAWTLRFEGLYMDFGETGHQAENRLGVNAGVCGPSGLPSPCRYGVDQRFALLRLTLIRSFGR, from the coding sequence ATGGCAAGGAAGTCATGGGCGTTTGCCCTGGCACTCGTAAACCTGATGGCGGTCGCGGGCACCGCGCAAGCCCAGGAGGGTTCAACCGGTTCCGCTCCGGCTGGGAACTATGTCGGCGCATTCGCGGGACCGGGCGCACTGGACGTTCGAATGACCGACACCGATGGCTTTTCGGGGTCGGAAGGCGTCCCCGGCCAGACGTTCGGGTACGACGACACCGGACTCTCGGCAGGTGTCCTGGCGGGGCGATCCTTCCATCTGGGGCGTGTGCAGTTCCGGTTCGAGGCGGACGGGGCGTTCGGCGGTCTCCCGACGGCTTCCCGGCAGATGGACCCCATCGGACTGGACGAAACGGCGGCGACGGAACTGCATTGGGCCGGGACGGCGCGCATCGGCGTTCGGAGATCTCTCGGCCGTTTCGGCGTGTTCCTCACTGGCGGCGCGTCGGTTGCCGGAATCTCCAACTCGTTCACCGATCTCGACCCGGGAACGGACGGGCGCGAGCGGGTGGACCCCGACGATTCCTTCGACGACCGGTTGACGCGCGTCGGGTGGGCTGCCGGGACCGGAATAGAAACACCGGTGGCCAGCGCCTGGACCCTCCGATTCGAAGGGCTGTACATGGATTTCGGCGAGACCGGCCACCAGGCGGAGAATCGGCTTGGCGTCAACGCCGGCGTCTGTGGACCGAGCGGACTCCCAAGCCCCTGCCGCTACGGCGTTGACCAACGGTTCGCACTCCTCCGTCTGACCCTCATACGCAGTTTTGGCCGATGA
- a CDS encoding DUF6443 domain-containing protein, with translation MTGTFAIRLLTALALTIGALSAFGQAATGQLTHGAYDFEHLQSTLEADRVDYFTGDWSFSLLLTTVAGSGDLSWPLALEYGSGIAGPDRLLRGNAADGRATYTLNQPSWAGLGWNLTVGAVKVIGGYNTTEPGQGEWITNNPHEYDLALVLPGGYHPLIRQKESGGANASLTNRFFMERRQFWDIRWNDQDSLTSTWTATDLSGNVYTFGPAGRYGTNLTTEAMAFGSETDARGTAVVVSGWLNRRFVYQWNLASIRDPQGNAVYFRYQADRPVTTVRTNQERSQVFNSFQNSINARDLDPRMEPVTTEYTVVKTTHTSHLAEILFHNATGDPVRRVTFTAPERSGDLPLAGSSFLNGNKYYDFATGSVSTDSTIGQVRIPTAQEMLTAMPTGNLYQSPQELYHPFLFRSLDGIETTRRLRTITVDDGAGNAIVTIDFAFDSTRVRPEPYVNAGSLAEHQQLKLTLLASVTIKGKGRAPLPSYAFGYNPSAKYRLTSVKYPTGRTMAIAYERATTSAHARPDSSYLAKKYADYAYRVSRREVDDDGDAATSVASTRYVYPAAADLWRFGSGPVEAVTYPWVEEHIADRDSTSYGKIRRDFVSKADVELLGLASASTDLGRAQRRMWRGLLEEETRYAATGGEVGKLENTWAVDTAGPFNDMIHHGGARKQSFWVRRNAMSETTDGATATTRYRYNRVNGLVEREEIPSYRATETFYPLPLGGAEDRNQPYAWSEDAPSLGDVQGDSDHHRSPTGRARVWTRANGQNNNKENLVTAVYETDRFRITGPRLAVAGTVGLDEVSGAATDLSATARVEIVWDAPSSPVSIIADEVFAAPAATVRMTVDTTLVVPDRVRSAYMRVTLHSSANRSAAPTDIRTYAEITGIENVTAEYTWDSAVASDSTGVYGWSGRLADLQELWAEATGTPNVVKESTLSVRFRSTAFDVTDPYLRVRGKTGLRDVSGPATGPGGPSGSVAVNLIWPGLNNRSTHVGGFSGHTENDEFAFDEEIAVPQHAANVTPRALIEVTISALAPKPTGGADRWHVQGYAGDIEAVPLPSPASDPEYEIMTDSRRIWDKPASVTVKDGGGSILDHAEYDYATNFKTQKTYGGTPSARRLEREVLSFTEDGRPIETRDAAGTVATTVWGYGRFAPVATFANARASQASAYVFDDYRGAAALLASPDWSSASPARISLADGVLRALGSTNDQALRLTVPALGAGVFECDVMTDSSAEHSAITLSAGTTTVIGFDLKADGTFGVHDNGSRTPRTVHTPWRVNRWHHVRLEWDASANTRRWFARVNGIRYPKTGYYDLTSGNTPDRVLFRNGAGAGRLFVDNVRVYPAAALPTAFTTYDPANLAVTAMQDANGVTRRYYRDPLGSAFLSEDGMGRITARRSASWSRHENADAYAKTDPNRIASAAYVDPKGYPLRNQLIPLLEFDAPVTVRDGEEMRYEADVIRFNAGLTAEPGSVVRLRARERLVLGPETHLKPGADFKAGIDTTLGVPAVTSGTVDEDVLLDGRQAMKIGTDGTYALPTSGAPLAIRADVYVTTETGGTPVVLGVRDSARSSKASFEIRYDSGSDRFRIYEDGVRQASDLDDFVAPNRAWYVCEIDITAAGDIFAAVMRHDNFADARKTQVARASRTGFPSGWRPELTLRGSGGRFHVAGLYLGASTEAMAYFDASSRPTQQRVITGGRDLVTHTAYNGLGRPVSATLPVGVTSSRTASVTAPTTNRTTRTTYLADPLMRTATVTAPGQTASSSVRYGEGDRTRVSAENRYETVTDELGKRVTSHFDRWGQLAVAIADSGGTDETVTRFAYDGLGRLVRSTAPMGDATTYAYDVHGDMTSRTQPDAGATKYKYDSRHNVRFSQNAQQAASGKVSYFTYDRFSRVIRSGEVTRVFASLDANTTYTFETDAASWTSRYVYDVDDLDEAGGSGASRGPGMPATWPVGRPVRIEQNTDADAAAEVTARIAYDHEGRVIHRRVTIGTLPAKDVFYTYDLAGKVAAMVYPDGSKIHYAYDAAGRLAGVTDAEGNALATYAYDHDGRMTSHAVGGALATGAYGYNLRDWVSGIDYPGRFTLSQAYDAVGNVTSQNYRRATTETRKAATYTYDGLHRLKTFSLDATHARSYAYDDNGNITRVVTGSDTTTYAYSRDTTPNRLDSLTVAGSTDTFLYDANGSATSVAGTALTYDHRGLVTGYGAYGYTIDAEGFRVKKTGGGRTVYYVRGAGGSVLATYDTAGNLTANYVYAGGDRLARVAGGVVSYYLKDHLGSTRTLLSSSGTSAATYDYWPYGEVLATGGTDATPFKFTGHERDSESGLDFMQYRSYRSGSLRFLQTDPLGLKDPEFSYYVYTGSNPVNRIDHYGLESSEVNGGGEVDIYEMEPVIVWGQRHYNHRWFDRAWGARFDVEIQGSPTLPSINLNRTTGLISNTSSYVSAGLGAVEFGIRRYGNLSTINNLIESSSGLRGVYRNLGATTRVLGNIGIAGSVLGLYYDFHAMQTGKISVGRFTYVSTGFGASVATGFLVGTSFGGPYGAVAGTAVGLVFWGGETAYDHLYPKVKPKLERFGRDIESGIGKVLTQWYPGYPRR, from the coding sequence ATGACCGGCACGTTTGCCATACGGCTGCTTACCGCCCTGGCTCTGACGATCGGCGCCCTCTCCGCCTTCGGACAGGCGGCGACCGGGCAGCTGACCCACGGGGCCTATGATTTCGAGCATCTTCAAAGCACCCTGGAGGCGGACCGGGTGGACTATTTCACCGGCGACTGGTCCTTCTCGCTGCTGCTGACCACGGTGGCCGGTTCCGGAGACCTGTCCTGGCCGCTTGCCCTCGAGTACGGCAGCGGCATAGCGGGACCGGACCGGCTGTTGCGGGGCAACGCCGCGGACGGCCGGGCCACCTACACGCTCAACCAGCCTTCCTGGGCGGGTCTGGGCTGGAATCTCACGGTGGGAGCGGTCAAGGTCATCGGCGGCTACAATACGACGGAGCCGGGCCAGGGCGAGTGGATAACCAACAACCCCCACGAGTACGACCTGGCCCTGGTGCTGCCCGGCGGCTACCACCCGCTCATCCGGCAGAAGGAATCGGGCGGCGCCAACGCGTCTTTGACCAACCGGTTCTTCATGGAGCGCCGGCAGTTCTGGGACATCCGGTGGAACGACCAGGATTCGCTTACCTCGACCTGGACCGCGACGGACCTGTCGGGCAACGTGTACACCTTCGGTCCCGCCGGCAGATACGGGACCAACCTTACGACAGAAGCCATGGCGTTCGGCTCCGAAACGGACGCCCGGGGAACGGCCGTCGTCGTCTCCGGCTGGCTGAACCGGCGCTTCGTGTACCAGTGGAACCTGGCTTCCATCAGGGATCCGCAGGGCAATGCCGTCTACTTCCGATACCAGGCGGACAGGCCGGTGACCACCGTGCGCACCAACCAGGAGAGAAGCCAGGTCTTCAACAGCTTCCAAAACAGCATAAACGCACGCGACCTGGACCCGCGCATGGAACCGGTCACGACCGAATACACGGTGGTAAAGACCACCCATACGTCGCACCTGGCGGAGATCCTGTTTCACAACGCCACCGGAGACCCGGTGCGGCGGGTGACCTTCACCGCGCCGGAGCGGTCGGGGGACCTGCCGCTCGCCGGGAGTTCGTTCCTGAACGGGAACAAGTACTACGACTTCGCCACCGGTTCGGTCTCAACGGACTCGACCATCGGGCAGGTCCGGATCCCCACGGCGCAGGAGATGCTCACCGCCATGCCCACGGGGAATCTCTATCAATCTCCCCAGGAACTCTACCATCCTTTCCTGTTCCGGTCGCTGGACGGCATCGAAACCACGAGGCGGCTGCGCACCATCACGGTCGATGACGGCGCCGGAAATGCCATTGTGACCATCGACTTCGCCTTCGACAGCACCCGCGTCAGGCCCGAGCCCTACGTGAATGCCGGCTCACTGGCCGAACATCAGCAACTGAAACTGACGCTGCTGGCCTCGGTGACGATAAAAGGAAAGGGCAGGGCGCCCCTGCCTTCCTATGCCTTCGGCTACAATCCGTCAGCCAAGTACCGTCTGACCAGCGTCAAGTACCCCACAGGGCGGACCATGGCCATTGCCTACGAGCGGGCCACAACGTCGGCTCACGCGCGGCCCGATTCGTCCTATCTCGCGAAGAAGTACGCCGATTACGCATACCGCGTCTCGCGGCGCGAGGTGGACGACGACGGCGACGCGGCCACCTCGGTGGCTTCCACGCGGTACGTGTACCCGGCCGCGGCCGATCTCTGGCGTTTCGGCAGCGGCCCGGTCGAAGCCGTAACGTATCCCTGGGTGGAGGAGCACATCGCGGACAGGGACAGCACGTCCTACGGCAAAATCCGGCGCGATTTCGTGAGCAAGGCGGACGTGGAACTGCTCGGCCTGGCGTCCGCCTCGACGGACCTGGGCAGGGCGCAGCGCCGCATGTGGCGGGGACTGCTCGAGGAGGAAACCCGTTACGCGGCAACCGGCGGAGAGGTAGGCAAGCTGGAGAACACCTGGGCGGTGGATACCGCGGGCCCCTTCAACGACATGATCCATCACGGCGGCGCCAGGAAGCAGAGTTTCTGGGTGCGGCGGAACGCGATGTCCGAGACTACGGACGGCGCAACCGCCACCACGAGATACCGCTACAACCGGGTCAACGGTCTGGTGGAACGGGAGGAGATCCCGAGCTACCGCGCCACCGAGACCTTCTATCCGCTTCCCCTGGGCGGCGCGGAAGACCGGAACCAGCCGTACGCCTGGTCGGAGGATGCGCCGTCCCTGGGAGACGTCCAGGGTGATTCCGACCACCACCGGTCCCCGACCGGCAGAGCCCGGGTGTGGACCCGGGCGAACGGGCAGAACAACAACAAGGAGAACCTCGTCACCGCGGTGTACGAGACGGACAGGTTCCGGATCACCGGTCCGAGACTCGCCGTCGCGGGTACGGTCGGGCTCGACGAAGTGTCGGGCGCCGCAACGGATCTGTCCGCCACGGCACGGGTGGAGATCGTGTGGGACGCGCCCTCATCGCCTGTCTCCATCATAGCCGACGAGGTCTTCGCCGCGCCCGCGGCGACGGTCCGGATGACCGTGGATACGACCCTCGTCGTGCCGGACCGCGTGCGCTCGGCATACATGCGCGTGACGCTTCACAGCTCCGCCAACCGGAGCGCGGCTCCGACGGACATCAGGACCTACGCCGAGATCACCGGAATCGAAAACGTCACGGCGGAATACACCTGGGACAGCGCAGTGGCCTCCGACTCCACGGGCGTCTACGGGTGGTCCGGGCGCCTCGCGGACCTCCAGGAACTCTGGGCGGAGGCCACCGGAACGCCGAACGTCGTCAAGGAGAGTACGCTCAGCGTCCGCTTCCGCTCCACGGCGTTCGACGTCACCGACCCCTACCTCCGGGTACGGGGCAAGACGGGTCTTCGCGACGTGTCGGGTCCGGCCACGGGTCCGGGCGGCCCCTCGGGTTCGGTAGCGGTCAATCTCATCTGGCCCGGATTGAACAACAGATCCACACATGTCGGCGGCTTCTCGGGTCATACCGAAAATGACGAGTTCGCCTTCGACGAGGAGATCGCCGTCCCGCAACACGCCGCAAACGTGACGCCGAGGGCCCTGATCGAAGTGACGATCAGCGCACTCGCCCCGAAACCGACCGGCGGGGCGGACAGATGGCACGTTCAGGGTTACGCCGGGGATATCGAGGCCGTCCCCCTGCCCTCTCCCGCTTCCGACCCGGAGTACGAGATCATGACCGATTCCCGGCGTATCTGGGACAAGCCGGCGTCCGTCACGGTCAAAGACGGCGGCGGCAGCATCCTGGATCACGCCGAGTATGACTACGCAACGAATTTCAAGACGCAGAAAACCTACGGCGGCACCCCGTCCGCACGGCGCCTGGAGCGGGAAGTCCTGAGTTTCACGGAGGACGGGCGGCCCATCGAAACAAGGGACGCGGCCGGGACCGTGGCAACCACCGTATGGGGCTACGGCCGGTTCGCGCCGGTGGCCACCTTCGCCAATGCGAGGGCGTCGCAGGCCAGCGCCTACGTCTTCGACGACTACCGGGGCGCCGCGGCGCTCCTGGCCTCGCCGGACTGGTCGTCCGCGAGTCCGGCCCGCATATCGCTTGCAGACGGCGTTCTGCGGGCGCTCGGCAGCACGAACGACCAGGCGCTCCGGCTTACCGTCCCGGCGCTCGGGGCGGGCGTATTCGAGTGCGACGTGATGACGGACAGCAGCGCGGAACACTCCGCCATTACCCTCTCGGCAGGCACGACGACGGTTATCGGATTCGATCTGAAAGCCGACGGCACCTTCGGCGTCCACGACAACGGCAGCCGGACTCCGAGAACGGTTCACACCCCCTGGCGCGTCAACCGCTGGCACCACGTCCGCCTGGAGTGGGACGCCTCCGCCAACACGCGCCGCTGGTTCGCCCGGGTCAACGGCATTCGCTATCCGAAGACCGGATACTACGATCTCACGTCCGGCAACACGCCCGACCGCGTCCTCTTCCGCAACGGCGCCGGCGCCGGCCGCCTGTTCGTCGACAACGTGCGCGTGTATCCCGCGGCGGCCCTGCCCACCGCGTTCACCACCTACGACCCGGCGAACCTGGCCGTCACCGCCATGCAGGACGCCAACGGCGTCACGAGGCGCTATTACAGGGATCCCCTCGGCTCGGCCTTCCTGTCCGAGGACGGCATGGGCCGGATCACCGCACGGCGGTCGGCCTCCTGGTCCCGCCACGAGAACGCGGACGCCTACGCGAAGACGGACCCCAACCGGATCGCGTCGGCGGCCTACGTCGATCCGAAAGGATATCCCCTGCGCAACCAGCTCATTCCCCTTTTGGAATTCGACGCGCCGGTGACGGTAAGAGACGGCGAGGAGATGCGCTACGAGGCGGACGTCATCCGCTTCAACGCCGGCCTGACCGCCGAACCCGGCTCCGTCGTGAGGCTTCGCGCCAGGGAGCGCCTCGTCCTGGGCCCGGAAACCCATCTGAAACCCGGCGCCGATTTCAAGGCCGGCATAGACACCACGCTCGGCGTGCCCGCGGTCACCTCCGGCACGGTCGACGAAGACGTCTTGCTCGACGGACGCCAGGCCATGAAGATCGGCACGGACGGGACCTATGCCCTGCCCACCTCCGGCGCGCCCCTTGCCATCCGCGCCGACGTGTACGTCACCACGGAGACCGGCGGCACCCCCGTCGTCCTGGGGGTCCGGGATTCGGCCCGGAGCAGCAAGGCTTCCTTCGAGATACGCTACGACAGCGGCTCAGACCGCTTCAGGATCTACGAGGACGGGGTGCGCCAGGCGAGCGACCTGGACGATTTCGTCGCGCCGAACCGGGCGTGGTACGTCTGCGAGATCGACATCACCGCGGCCGGCGACATCTTCGCGGCGGTGATGCGCCATGACAACTTCGCTGACGCCAGGAAGACGCAGGTCGCGCGGGCGAGCCGCACCGGCTTCCCGTCCGGCTGGCGCCCGGAACTCACCCTGCGCGGCAGCGGCGGCCGCTTCCACGTCGCCGGACTCTACCTGGGCGCTTCGACGGAGGCCATGGCCTATTTCGACGCGAGCAGCAGGCCTACGCAGCAACGCGTCATAACCGGCGGCCGCGACCTGGTGACGCACACCGCCTACAACGGCCTGGGCAGGCCCGTGTCGGCCACCCTGCCCGTGGGGGTGACCTCCTCGCGGACCGCATCCGTGACCGCGCCCACGACGAACCGGACCACCCGGACCACCTATCTAGCCGATCCCCTGATGCGCACGGCCACCGTCACGGCGCCCGGACAGACCGCCTCGTCCAGCGTACGCTACGGCGAGGGCGACCGCACCCGCGTGAGCGCGGAGAACCGCTACGAGACCGTCACCGACGAACTGGGCAAACGCGTCACCAGCCACTTCGACCGGTGGGGACAGCTTGCCGTCGCCATCGCCGACTCCGGGGGAACCGACGAGACGGTCACCCGCTTCGCCTACGACGGCCTGGGACGCCTGGTCAGGTCCACCGCGCCCATGGGCGACGCGACGACCTATGCCTACGACGTCCACGGCGACATGACCTCGAGGACGCAGCCCGACGCCGGCGCCACCAAGTACAAGTACGATAGCCGCCACAACGTGCGCTTCTCCCAGAACGCGCAGCAGGCCGCTAGCGGCAAGGTCAGCTATTTTACCTACGACAGGTTCAGCCGCGTGATCCGCTCGGGCGAGGTGACGCGGGTCTTTGCGTCCCTGGACGCGAACACGACCTACACCTTCGAGACCGATGCGGCTTCGTGGACGAGCCGGTACGTCTATGATGTCGATGATCTCGATGAAGCGGGCGGGTCCGGCGCGTCGCGCGGACCGGGCATGCCGGCTACATGGCCCGTGGGCCGACCCGTGCGGATCGAGCAGAACACCGACGCCGACGCCGCAGCCGAGGTGACGGCGCGCATCGCCTACGACCACGAGGGGCGCGTCATCCACCGGCGCGTAACCATCGGCACGCTCCCCGCGAAGGACGTCTTCTACACCTACGACCTGGCCGGCAAGGTGGCCGCCATGGTATACCCGGACGGCAGCAAGATCCATTACGCCTATGACGCGGCAGGCCGTCTGGCAGGCGTGACGGACGCCGAGGGCAATGCCCTGGCGACCTACGCCTACGACCATGACGGACGCATGACCTCTCACGCGGTGGGCGGCGCCCTGGCCACCGGCGCCTATGGCTACAACCTGCGCGACTGGGTGAGCGGCATCGACTATCCCGGCCGGTTCACCCTGAGCCAGGCCTACGACGCCGTGGGCAACGTCACCAGCCAGAACTACCGGCGCGCCACGACCGAAACCCGCAAGGCCGCCACCTACACCTACGACGGCCTGCACCGCCTCAAGACCTTCAGCCTGGACGCCACCCACGCCAGGTCATACGCCTACGACGACAACGGCAACATCACCCGCGTCGTGACCGGCAGCGATACGACGACCTACGCCTACTCGCGCGATACCACGCCCAACAGGCTGGACAGCCTGACCGTCGCCGGAAGTACCGACACCTTCCTGTACGACGCCAACGGATCGGCCACCTCGGTGGCCGGGACCGCCCTGACCTACGACCACCGCGGTCTGGTCACCGGATACGGCGCCTACGGCTATACCATCGACGCCGAGGGCTTCCGCGTGAAGAAGACCGGGGGCGGCCGCACCGTGTACTACGTCCGGGGCGCGGGGGGCAGCGTGCTCGCCACCTATGACACCGCCGGCAACCTCACCGCCAACTACGTCTATGCCGGCGGCGACCGGCTGGCCAGGGTTGCAGGCGGGGTGGTTTCCTACTACCTTAAGGATCATCTCGGCAGCACGCGCACCCTGCTCTCATCGAGTGGCACCTCCGCGGCCACCTACGACTACTGGCCCTACGGCGAGGTGCTGGCCACCGGCGGTACGGATGCAACGCCGTTCAAGTTCACCGGGCATGAGCGGGACAGCGAGTCCGGGCTGGATTTCATGCAGTATCGGTCTTACCGGTCGGGGTCGCTGCGGTTCCTGCAAACAGACCCGCTGGGGTTGAAAGACCCCGAATTCAGTTACTATGTCTATACCGGGAGCAATCCGGTCAACCGCATCGACCACTACGGCCTGGAATCGTCCGAAGTCAATGGTGGCGGTGAGGTGGACATATACGAGATGGAACCGGTGATTGTATGGGGGCAGCGCCATTACAATCACCGGTGGTTCGATCGTGCATGGGGGGCCAGGTTCGATGTTGAAATACAAGGATCGCCAACCCTTCCGTCTATCAACCTCAATCGAACAACTGGACTCATATCCAATACGAGTAGTTATGTTTCTGCCGGCTTAGGTGCCGTCGAATTCGGGATCCGTAGATATGGGAATCTTTCGACTATCAATAACTTGATAGAAAGCTCATCTGGTTTGCGTGGCGTGTATAGAAACCTGGGAGCTACCACTAGAGTTCTAGGTAACATTGGAATCGCGGGTTCTGTTCTTGGTTTGTACTATGACTTCCATGCAATGCAAACCGGTAAAATCAGCGTAGGCAGATTCACCTATGTTTCTACTGGATTCGGTGCATCCGTCGCGACCGGATTCTTGGTTGGCACTTCATTTGGCGGACCATATGGAGCTGTAGCGGGGACAGCTGTTGGATTGGTTTTTTGGGGTGGAGAGACTGCCTATGATCACCTGTATCCTAAAGTGAAACCGAAACTTGAAAGGTTCGGCAGGGACATTGAAAGTGGGATAGGCAAAGTTTTAACGCAGTGGTATCCGGGGTATCCACGGAGGTAG